From a single Pseudomonas cremoricolorata genomic region:
- a CDS encoding ABC transporter permease — MTGLVVALQALLSHWRRHRVQGVSIFLGLCLATTLWTGVQALNSQARNDYARASAVLAAPSQVQLLPRTGQHLSQALYLELRSLGWAVSPVLEGRLVMAGEGAPSLRLIGIEPLTLPHDLRLAGSSAERLDIQAFIGPPGQAWIGPDTLRRLGLAPGQTAYSAQGLALPSLQVQAELAPGVVLVDIGQAQRLLQAPGQVSRLLLDGPAPGLPDELAHWLSVAPASDEGDLQRLTESFHLNLSALGLLAFVVGLFIAHAAIGLALEQRRGLIRTLRACGVSLRTVLLALSLELGGFAVLGGLLGVAGGYLLAAALLPDFAASVGGLYGAQVAGHLSLPASWWATGVLVSVVGALLAGVSAVLRAARLPLLALAQAQAWRSAQGPWLRRQALAALGLGLLALGCGYWGASLPAAFTLLASLLLAAALALPVLLDHMLAGLGRWARRPLAQWFVADSRQQLPALSLALMALLLALAASVGVGSMTEGFRNTFNGWLEQRLSADLYLTLGDSDQAASIDQWLDQQAAVTLHLPTWRSEIHVQGWPAQVQGVLDAPWYRQHWPLLSHTADAWTALGEGRGVMLSEQLARRLHVGLGQRLSLPLHPTVSLNVVGLYADYGNPKGHILLNADWLRSHWPQASLSGIALTVAPGQLSAVQAQLRERFALDDSRMVEQASLKAWSSEVFSRTFAATTALNGLTLGIAGVALLLGLLTLAQSRLGQLAPLWALGVSRPRLVLLALAQTLLLATLTVLLALPLGVLLAWCLVAMVNVQAFGWRLPLQVFPLQLLQLAGLGLLTSLLASAWPLWRLTRQRPVDLLRQFSDER, encoded by the coding sequence ATGACCGGGCTGGTGGTGGCCCTGCAGGCGCTGCTCAGCCACTGGCGCCGGCATCGCGTGCAGGGCGTGAGCATCTTCCTTGGCCTGTGTCTGGCGACCACGTTGTGGACCGGCGTGCAGGCGCTCAACAGCCAGGCCCGTAACGATTACGCTCGCGCCAGCGCGGTATTGGCCGCGCCGAGCCAGGTGCAACTGCTACCGCGAACCGGCCAGCATCTGTCACAAGCGCTGTACCTTGAGCTGCGCAGCCTCGGCTGGGCGGTCAGCCCGGTGCTCGAAGGCCGCCTGGTGATGGCTGGGGAGGGTGCACCGAGCCTGCGTCTGATCGGTATCGAGCCACTGACGCTGCCCCACGACCTGCGCCTGGCAGGAAGCAGCGCCGAGCGCCTGGATATACAGGCCTTCATCGGCCCGCCGGGGCAAGCCTGGATCGGCCCCGATACGCTGCGCCGGCTCGGCCTGGCGCCGGGGCAGACCGCGTACAGTGCTCAGGGCCTGGCCTTGCCGTCGCTGCAGGTGCAGGCCGAGTTGGCGCCGGGGGTGGTGCTGGTCGACATCGGTCAGGCGCAACGCCTGTTGCAAGCCCCTGGGCAGGTGTCGCGACTGTTGCTGGACGGCCCGGCGCCTGGCCTGCCGGATGAACTGGCGCATTGGCTGAGCGTGGCGCCTGCCAGTGACGAGGGCGATCTGCAACGGCTGACCGAGAGCTTCCACCTCAACCTCAGCGCACTGGGTTTGCTGGCCTTCGTGGTCGGCCTGTTCATCGCCCATGCCGCCATTGGGCTGGCGCTGGAGCAACGCCGCGGGCTGATTCGTACCTTGCGCGCCTGTGGCGTCAGCCTGCGCACTGTGCTGCTGGCGTTGAGCCTGGAGCTGGGCGGCTTCGCCGTGCTCGGTGGGTTGCTTGGGGTGGCGGGCGGTTATCTGCTGGCTGCCGCGCTGTTGCCGGATTTTGCCGCCAGCGTGGGTGGCCTGTATGGCGCGCAAGTGGCCGGGCACTTGAGCCTGCCGGCCAGCTGGTGGGCCACCGGCGTGCTGGTCAGTGTGGTCGGTGCCTTGCTGGCCGGGGTCAGTGCGGTGCTGCGTGCAGCACGTCTGCCGCTGCTGGCCTTGGCTCAGGCCCAGGCCTGGCGCAGCGCGCAGGGTCCGTGGCTGCGCCGTCAGGCCCTCGCGGCACTGGGCCTGGGGCTGCTGGCGCTGGGCTGCGGGTACTGGGGCGCGAGCCTGCCGGCCGCCTTCACCTTGCTCGCCAGCCTGCTGCTGGCCGCGGCGCTGGCATTGCCGGTGCTGCTCGATCACATGCTGGCAGGCTTGGGCCGCTGGGCGCGACGCCCGCTGGCGCAGTGGTTCGTCGCCGACAGCCGGCAACAGTTGCCAGCGCTGAGCCTGGCGCTGATGGCCTTGCTCCTGGCGCTGGCCGCAAGCGTGGGCGTAGGCAGCATGACCGAGGGCTTTCGCAACACCTTCAATGGCTGGCTGGAGCAACGCCTGTCGGCTGACCTGTACCTGACCCTGGGCGACAGCGATCAGGCGGCCAGCATCGACCAGTGGCTGGACCAGCAGGCTGCGGTGACCCTGCATTTGCCCACCTGGCGCAGCGAAATCCACGTGCAAGGCTGGCCGGCGCAGGTGCAAGGGGTACTCGATGCGCCCTGGTATCGGCAGCACTGGCCGCTGCTCAGCCACACCGCCGATGCCTGGACGGCGCTGGGCGAGGGGCGCGGGGTGATGCTCAGCGAACAGCTGGCGCGGCGCCTGCATGTGGGGCTCGGCCAGCGCTTGAGTTTGCCGCTGCACCCGACCGTCAGCCTGAACGTGGTCGGTCTGTATGCCGACTACGGCAATCCCAAGGGCCATATCCTGCTCAACGCCGACTGGCTGCGCAGCCATTGGCCGCAGGCCAGCCTCAGTGGCATTGCGCTGACTGTCGCACCCGGGCAGTTGTCGGCAGTGCAAGCGCAGTTGCGAGAACGTTTCGCCCTGGACGACAGCCGCATGGTCGAACAGGCCAGCCTCAAAGCCTGGTCCAGCGAGGTGTTCAGCCGCACCTTCGCCGCCACCACTGCGCTCAATGGTTTGACCTTGGGCATCGCCGGGGTCGCCTTGCTGCTGGGCTTGCTGACCTTGGCCCAGAGCCGCCTTGGCCAGTTGGCACCGCTGTGGGCGCTGGGTGTGTCGCGGCCCAGGCTGGTGCTGCTGGCGTTGGCCCAGACCCTGCTGCTCGCCACCTTGACCGTGCTGCTGGCCTTGCCGCTGGGCGTGTTGTTGGCCTGGTGCCTGGTGGCGATGGTCAATGTGCAGGCCTTCGGCTGGCGCCTGCCGCTGCAGGTGTTCCCGCTGCAGTTGCTGCAATTGGCCGGCCTTGGGCTGTTGACCAGCCTGCTGGCCAGTGCCTGGCCGCTGTGGCGATTGACGCGCCAGCGTCCGGTGGATCTGTTGAGGCAATTCAGTGATGAGCGCTAA
- a CDS encoding lipocalin-like domain-containing protein: protein MSAKGLCSVLLALGLSACDQPAAPPASYAGLGQDAAAFRQVQRGQPLVFPRDHGAHDGFRIEWWYVTSNLHDMQGRDWGAQWTLFRSALGPGAETGDWNSPNLWMAHAALTGPDGHQSAERLARGGIGQAGVSTAPFRAWIDDWVLTGDPTIARLNMRAQGEGFAYDLDLSTQRPLVLHGDGGYSEKSGHGQASYYYSQPFYQVSGVIEHAGQCLAVRGNAWLDREWSSQPLAEGQSGWDWFSLHLDSGAKLMLFQVRQDSQAPYRAGTWIDADGRSQALAAEQVELQPLAWTRQSGGQRVPTRWRVQVAGKGVDVEVQALQPRAWMNTRFAYWEGPLQIQGSSGGRGYLEMTGYDPER, encoded by the coding sequence ATGAGCGCTAAGGGATTGTGCAGTGTGCTGCTGGCGTTGGGCCTGAGCGCTTGCGATCAGCCCGCGGCACCGCCGGCCAGCTATGCAGGTCTCGGTCAGGACGCGGCAGCCTTTCGCCAGGTGCAGCGCGGCCAGCCGCTGGTGTTCCCGCGCGACCACGGCGCCCATGATGGCTTTCGCATCGAATGGTGGTACGTCACCAGCAACCTGCACGACATGCAGGGCCGCGACTGGGGCGCGCAGTGGACGCTGTTCCGCTCGGCGCTGGGCCCTGGCGCGGAAACCGGCGACTGGAATAGTCCCAACCTGTGGATGGCCCATGCCGCGCTGACGGGACCGGACGGACACCAGTCGGCCGAACGGCTGGCCCGTGGCGGTATCGGCCAGGCCGGGGTGAGCACTGCGCCGTTTCGCGCCTGGATCGATGACTGGGTGCTGACGGGTGACCCGACCATCGCCCGGCTGAACATGCGCGCCCAGGGTGAGGGGTTCGCCTATGACCTCGATCTGTCCACCCAGCGCCCGCTGGTGCTGCACGGCGACGGTGGCTACAGCGAAAAATCCGGGCACGGTCAGGCCTCGTATTACTACAGCCAACCGTTCTACCAGGTGAGCGGGGTGATCGAGCACGCCGGGCAGTGCCTGGCGGTACGCGGCAACGCCTGGCTCGACCGCGAGTGGAGCAGTCAGCCCCTGGCCGAGGGGCAGTCGGGCTGGGACTGGTTTTCCCTGCACCTGGACAGCGGCGCCAAGCTGATGCTGTTTCAGGTGCGCCAGGACAGCCAGGCGCCGTACCGCGCCGGCACCTGGATCGACGCCGATGGCCGCAGCCAGGCGCTGGCCGCCGAGCAGGTCGAGCTGCAGCCCTTGGCCTGGACCCGCCAGAGCGGCGGCCAGCGCGTACCGACCCGCTGGCGGGTGCAGGTCGCTGGCAAAGGCGTGGATGTCGAGGTGCAGGCGCTGCAGCCCAGGGCCTGGATGAATACCCGCTTCGCCTATTGGGAAGGGCCGCTGCAGATACAGGGCAGCAGCGGCGGGCGGGGATACCTGGAGATGACCGGTTACGATCCTGAGCGCTAG
- a CDS encoding acyl-CoA dehydrogenase family protein: MQDLELNEEQIMIRDMARDFARNEIAPHAQAWEKAAWIDDGVVRSMGELGLLGMVVPEEHGGSYTDYVAYALAVEEISVGDGATGALMSIHNSVGCGPLLAYGSAEQQQAWLPRLASGEVIGCFCLTEPQAGSEAHNLRTRAERVGDQWVLNGAKQFVSNARRAGLAIVFAVTDPELGKKGLSAFLVPTDNPGFKVERSEHKMGIRASDTCAVSLDDCHIPAGNLLGERGKGLAIALSNLEGGRIGIAAQALGIARAAFEAALVYARERVQFGKPINEHQSIANLLADMQVQVNAARLLILHAARLRSAGKPCLSEASQAKLFASEMAERVCSMAIQVHGGYGYLEDYPVERYYRDARITQIYEGSSEIQRLLIARELKHYPI; encoded by the coding sequence ATGCAAGACCTGGAACTGAACGAAGAGCAGATCATGATCCGCGACATGGCGCGCGATTTCGCCCGCAACGAAATCGCCCCCCACGCCCAGGCCTGGGAGAAAGCCGCGTGGATCGACGACGGTGTGGTGCGCAGCATGGGTGAGCTGGGCCTGCTGGGCATGGTCGTGCCTGAGGAGCACGGCGGCAGCTACACCGACTATGTCGCCTACGCCTTGGCAGTCGAGGAAATCTCGGTCGGCGATGGCGCCACCGGCGCGCTGATGAGCATCCACAACTCGGTCGGCTGTGGTCCGCTGCTGGCCTATGGCAGCGCCGAGCAGCAACAGGCATGGCTGCCGCGCCTGGCCAGCGGTGAGGTGATCGGCTGTTTCTGCCTGACCGAACCGCAAGCCGGCTCGGAAGCGCACAACCTGCGCACCCGTGCCGAGCGCGTGGGTGATCAATGGGTGCTCAATGGCGCCAAGCAGTTCGTCAGCAATGCACGGCGGGCGGGGCTGGCGATCGTCTTCGCCGTGACTGACCCTGAGCTTGGCAAGAAAGGCCTGTCGGCATTTCTGGTTCCGACCGACAACCCTGGCTTCAAGGTCGAGCGCAGCGAACACAAGATGGGCATCCGCGCCAGCGACACCTGCGCAGTGAGCCTGGACGACTGCCACATTCCCGCGGGCAACCTGCTGGGTGAGCGCGGCAAAGGCTTGGCGATTGCCTTGTCGAACCTGGAAGGCGGGCGTATCGGCATCGCGGCCCAGGCCCTGGGCATTGCCCGGGCAGCGTTCGAGGCTGCGCTGGTATACGCCCGTGAGCGGGTGCAGTTCGGCAAGCCCATCAACGAACACCAGAGCATCGCCAACCTGCTGGCCGACATGCAGGTCCAGGTCAATGCTGCGCGCCTGCTGATTCTGCATGCCGCGCGCCTGCGCAGTGCTGGCAAGCCGTGCCTGTCAGAGGCCTCGCAGGCCAAGCTGTTCGCCTCGGAAATGGCCGAGCGGGTGTGTTCCATGGCCATTCAGGTGCACGGCGGGTATGGGTATCTGGAAGATTATCCGGTCGAGCGCTACTACCGCGACGCGCGCATCACGCAGATCTACGAAGGCTCCAGCGAAATTCAGCGGCTGCTGATCGCCCGCGAGCTCAAGCACTATCCGATCTAG
- a CDS encoding NAD(P)-dependent alcohol dehydrogenase, translating into MYTAIGYAAQSPTSPLAPMQFQRRSPRADDVALDILYCGVCHSDIHQARNEWGIAVYPLMPGHEIIGRVTAVGADVSAYQVGDLVGVGCMVDSCRQCRACQSDLEQYCEEGPTMTYATPDRVDGSNTMGGYSSSIVVSEHFVVRIPEGLDPASAAPILCAGITTYSPLKHHGVGPGHKVGVLGMGGLGHMGIKLAKALGAEVTLFTRSQAKAEEARRQGADHVIVSTDAEQMRAAAGRFDFLLDTIPVPHDLNPYLETLTFDGVHILVGLIEPVEPPVHAANLVMKRRVLAGSLIGGIAETQEVLDFCAEHNITCDIEMLDIRNINEAYERMIAGDVKYRFVIDMATLQK; encoded by the coding sequence ATGTACACCGCCATCGGTTACGCCGCCCAATCCCCCACCAGCCCACTGGCGCCCATGCAGTTCCAGCGCCGCAGCCCACGTGCCGACGATGTCGCCCTCGACATCCTCTACTGCGGCGTGTGCCACTCCGACATCCACCAGGCGCGCAACGAGTGGGGCATTGCCGTCTACCCGCTGATGCCGGGCCACGAAATCATCGGTCGCGTCACGGCAGTCGGCGCCGATGTCAGCGCCTACCAGGTGGGTGATCTGGTCGGTGTCGGCTGCATGGTCGACTCGTGCCGCCAGTGCCGGGCGTGCCAGTCGGACCTGGAGCAGTACTGCGAAGAAGGTCCGACCATGACCTACGCCACCCCCGACCGGGTCGATGGCAGCAACACCATGGGCGGCTATTCGAGCAGCATCGTGGTCAGCGAGCACTTCGTGGTGCGCATCCCCGAAGGCCTGGACCCGGCCAGCGCCGCCCCCATTCTGTGCGCCGGCATCACCACCTATTCGCCGCTCAAGCACCACGGCGTAGGCCCTGGGCACAAGGTCGGTGTACTGGGCATGGGTGGTCTGGGCCACATGGGCATCAAGCTGGCCAAGGCACTGGGCGCCGAGGTGACGCTGTTCACCCGCTCGCAGGCCAAGGCTGAAGAAGCCCGCCGCCAGGGCGCGGACCACGTGATCGTCTCGACTGATGCCGAGCAGATGCGCGCCGCAGCCGGGCGTTTCGACTTCCTGCTGGACACCATTCCGGTGCCGCACGATCTGAACCCCTACCTGGAAACCCTGACCTTCGACGGCGTGCACATCCTGGTCGGTCTGATCGAGCCGGTGGAGCCGCCCGTGCATGCGGCCAATCTGGTGATGAAGCGTCGGGTGTTGGCAGGCTCGTTGATCGGCGGCATCGCCGAAACCCAGGAAGTGCTGGATTTCTGCGCCGAGCACAACATCACCTGCGACATCGAGATGCTCGATATCCGCAATATCAATGAAGCGTACGAACGCATGATCGCCGGGGACGTGAAGTATCGATTCGTGATCGACATGGCGACGTTGCAGAAATAA
- a CDS encoding cupin domain-containing protein: MNTPVPVPVNPLHKAGLIDRQWSPRVIAELNDYQFKVVRIEGEFIWHDHPETDEAFIVLDGTLRIDFEHGPVYVAPGELFVVPRGISHRTAAEGEARLLMIEPRGVLNTGHEGGERTATNDVWI; encoded by the coding sequence ATGAACACGCCCGTACCCGTTCCAGTCAACCCGCTGCACAAAGCCGGACTGATCGATCGGCAATGGTCACCCCGGGTGATCGCCGAACTCAACGACTACCAGTTCAAGGTGGTGCGCATCGAAGGCGAATTCATCTGGCATGACCACCCGGAAACCGACGAAGCCTTCATCGTCCTCGACGGCACCCTGCGCATCGACTTCGAGCACGGGCCGGTGTACGTCGCGCCCGGCGAGTTGTTCGTGGTGCCGCGCGGTATCAGCCACCGCACCGCCGCCGAAGGCGAGGCGCGCCTGCTGATGATCGAGCCGCGCGGGGTACTCAACACCGGCCATGAAGGTGGCGAACGCACGGCGACTAACGACGTGTGGATCTGA
- a CDS encoding ABC transporter ATP-binding protein, giving the protein MLLIEDLHKHYLTAQGPLPVLQGVDLRLEAQSSLALMGESGSGKSTLLHLIAGLDRADRGRILIHGQALDARSEMALAQWRRDSIGLVFQQYNLIPSLDVTSNLSFQARLAGRHDPAWSRHLAERLGLSGLLQRYPEQLSGGQQQRVAIGRALAPRPPLVLADEPTGSLDEGSSEEVLALLLHLIGEAGSSVLMVTHSARMAARLQRSCRLQAGRVLAESRP; this is encoded by the coding sequence ATGCTGCTGATCGAAGACCTGCACAAGCACTACCTGACTGCGCAAGGCCCGCTGCCGGTGCTGCAGGGGGTCGACCTGCGCCTGGAGGCGCAGAGCAGCCTGGCCCTGATGGGCGAATCGGGCAGCGGCAAGAGCACCTTGCTGCATCTGATTGCCGGTCTCGACAGGGCTGATCGCGGGCGCATTCTGATCCACGGCCAAGCCCTGGACGCTCGCAGCGAGATGGCCTTGGCGCAGTGGCGGCGCGACTCCATCGGCCTGGTGTTCCAGCAGTACAACCTCATCCCCAGCCTGGATGTGACCAGCAACCTGAGCTTCCAGGCGCGTCTGGCCGGGCGCCATGACCCAGCCTGGAGCCGCCACCTGGCCGAACGCCTGGGCCTGAGCGGCCTGTTGCAGCGCTACCCGGAGCAGCTCTCTGGCGGCCAGCAGCAGCGCGTGGCGATTGGCCGCGCACTGGCGCCGCGACCGCCGCTGGTGCTGGCCGACGAACCGACCGGAAGCCTCGATGAAGGCAGCAGCGAAGAGGTGCTGGCGCTGCTGCTGCACCTGATCGGCGAGGCCGGCAGCAGCGTGCTGATGGTGACCCACAGCGCGCGCATGGCCGCACGCCTGCAACGCAGCTGCCGTCTGCAAGCCGGGCGGGTCTTGGCCGAGTCGAGGCCATGA
- a CDS encoding DUF2388 domain-containing protein: MRHLMLVPALLLLLPAGAALARVDGRDVATSAGISASLYSTFKDDKRIIPARDELSAFVASNGAIRGAYVESALQQVRQANPGLQIGDEELAQAILSQEDPLAAN; the protein is encoded by the coding sequence ATGCGTCACCTTATGCTGGTACCTGCTTTGCTGCTTCTGCTGCCTGCGGGCGCTGCCCTGGCCCGTGTCGATGGTCGTGATGTCGCGACCTCCGCCGGGATCTCGGCGTCGCTGTACTCAACCTTCAAAGATGACAAACGCATCATCCCTGCTCGCGATGAGCTGTCGGCCTTCGTCGCCAGCAACGGCGCTATCCGTGGTGCCTATGTGGAGTCGGCGCTGCAGCAAGTACGCCAGGCCAATCCGGGCTTGCAGATTGGCGATGAGGAGTTGGCACAGGCCATCTTGTCGCAGGAAGATCCGCTGGCTGCCAACTGA
- a CDS encoding AraC family transcriptional regulator, with protein sequence MSDHALPSPHDWVRRHSPPGGIERIEAWFGGHGYDPHRHDTYAIGQTLAGVQSFHYSGALRHSLPGATMVLHPDELHDGMAGSAAGFRYRMAYIDPASIQQALGGETLPYIRGGLSDDLRLRCASQVFVQALEHPLQALEEQDALYDLAVALRVVAGKPRGRKRPDYQAAERARGFILEHAEQDITLEALEQVSGRERWSLSRDFRALYGTSPYRYVTLRRLDRVRAMLLDGFSLVDAALAAGFHDQSHMTRYFTRAYGVPPARWLQRLRA encoded by the coding sequence ATGAGCGATCACGCCCTTCCCTCGCCCCATGACTGGGTCCGACGCCACAGCCCGCCTGGCGGCATCGAGCGTATCGAGGCCTGGTTCGGCGGGCATGGGTACGACCCCCATCGCCACGACACCTACGCCATTGGCCAGACCCTGGCCGGAGTGCAGAGCTTTCACTACAGCGGTGCGCTGCGCCACAGCCTGCCGGGCGCCACCATGGTGCTGCACCCGGATGAACTGCACGACGGCATGGCCGGCAGCGCAGCAGGCTTTCGCTATCGCATGGCCTATATCGACCCGGCCTCGATTCAGCAGGCGCTGGGCGGCGAGACGCTGCCGTACATTCGTGGTGGGCTGTCCGACGACCTGCGCCTGCGCTGCGCCAGCCAGGTCTTCGTGCAGGCCCTGGAGCATCCGTTGCAGGCTCTGGAAGAACAGGACGCGCTGTACGACCTGGCAGTGGCCCTGCGCGTGGTCGCCGGCAAGCCGCGCGGGCGCAAGCGCCCGGACTACCAGGCGGCCGAGCGCGCGCGCGGGTTCATCCTCGAACATGCCGAGCAGGACATCACCCTGGAGGCGCTGGAGCAGGTCAGTGGCCGCGAACGCTGGAGCCTGTCGCGCGACTTTCGTGCGCTGTACGGCACCAGTCCCTACCGCTACGTCACCCTGCGCCGGCTGGATCGGGTCAGGGCAATGCTGCTCGACGGTTTCAGCCTGGTCGACGCCGCGCTGGCTGCAGGCTTTCACGACCAGAGCCACATGACTCGCTACTTCACCCGCGCCTATGGCGTTCCGCCGGCGCGCTGGTTGCAGCGCCTGCGCGCCTGA
- a CDS encoding LysR substrate-binding domain-containing protein, protein MPSIAKSNSPLFDLDLLRAIVVVADCGSFTTAATRLHSTQSTISQKVRRLEDMVGQRLLVRGNRDVLPTDAGQTLLGYARHMLALNDQMLEALAGARVGTSVRLGVPEDFVGGATTGALAAFSRRQPQVKLEVTSGLCRDLSQAYDNGELDLMLLKQRRGSREGVARWPERLEWIDSARTPTFAIDPLPLVTFPPRGLYRDDMINALEGLGRRWRISFTSSSLSGIQAAVADGMGISLLPPRAAGPGHRVLGAAEGLPVIDSYEIVIVHRTTADPLVKALAEVLGELLHSQLASA, encoded by the coding sequence ATGCCCTCCATTGCCAAATCGAATAGCCCACTGTTCGACCTCGACCTGCTCCGCGCGATTGTGGTGGTTGCCGACTGCGGCAGTTTCACCACCGCTGCGACTCGCCTGCACTCCACCCAATCGACCATCAGCCAGAAAGTTCGGCGTCTGGAAGACATGGTCGGCCAGCGCCTGCTGGTGCGCGGCAACCGCGACGTGCTGCCCACCGACGCCGGGCAGACCTTGCTGGGCTACGCCCGGCACATGCTGGCGCTCAATGACCAGATGCTCGAAGCCCTGGCCGGTGCGCGGGTCGGTACCAGCGTACGTCTCGGCGTGCCGGAAGATTTCGTCGGCGGTGCCACTACCGGCGCCTTGGCAGCCTTCAGCCGGCGTCAGCCACAGGTCAAGCTGGAGGTCACCAGTGGCCTGTGCCGCGACCTTAGCCAGGCCTACGACAACGGCGAGCTCGACCTGATGCTGCTCAAGCAGCGCCGCGGCAGCCGCGAAGGCGTGGCGCGCTGGCCCGAGCGTCTGGAATGGATCGACAGCGCGCGCACGCCGACGTTTGCCATCGACCCGCTGCCGCTGGTGACCTTTCCGCCGCGCGGGCTGTACCGCGACGACATGATCAACGCCCTGGAGGGGCTGGGACGGCGCTGGCGCATCAGTTTCACCAGCTCCAGCCTCAGTGGCATTCAGGCGGCGGTGGCCGACGGCATGGGCATCAGCCTGCTGCCGCCGCGCGCCGCCGGTCCCGGCCACCGAGTGCTGGGTGCTGCCGAGGGTTTGCCGGTGATCGACAGCTATGAAATCGTCATCGTCCACCGCACCACCGCCGATCCGCTGGTCAAGGCCCTGGCTGAGGTGCTCGGCGAGCTGTTGCACAGCCAGCTCGCCAGCGCCTGA
- a CDS encoding enoyl-CoA hydratase/isomerase family protein produces MTASTPPLQASQVLATVRNRIGHLTLNRPAGLNALTLDMVRSLKRQLDAWRNDPQVLAVMLRGEGPKGFCAGGDIRSLHDSYKAGDTLHETFFVEEYALDLTLHRYPKPLMVLMDGFTLGGGMGLAQGCDLRIVTERSRLGMPEVGIGYFPDVGGSYFLSRLPGELGIYLGVSGNQIGAADALYCGLADWYLHSEALPALDSGLDQLHFGDHPLKDLQGLLASLGQQILDAPPLAELRPAIDHYFAQPDIPSIIEQLREVNLGNSHDWALATAELLEQRSPLAMAVTLELLRRGRQLNLEHCFAQELHVDRQWFAHGDIIEGVRALIIHKDKQPRWNPPRPSDVTAAQVNRFFDGL; encoded by the coding sequence ATGACCGCGTCCACTCCACCGTTGCAGGCCAGCCAAGTGCTGGCGACGGTGCGCAACCGCATCGGCCACCTCACCCTCAATCGCCCCGCCGGGCTCAACGCGCTGACCCTGGACATGGTGCGCAGCCTGAAAAGGCAACTCGACGCCTGGCGCAATGATCCGCAGGTGCTGGCCGTGATGCTGCGCGGTGAAGGACCCAAGGGCTTCTGCGCCGGCGGCGACATCCGCTCGCTGCACGACAGCTACAAGGCCGGCGATACCCTGCACGAAACGTTCTTCGTCGAGGAATACGCCCTTGACCTGACCCTGCATCGCTATCCCAAACCGCTCATGGTGCTGATGGACGGCTTCACCCTGGGCGGTGGCATGGGCCTGGCCCAGGGCTGTGATCTGCGCATCGTCACCGAACGCAGCCGGCTGGGCATGCCGGAAGTGGGCATCGGTTACTTCCCGGATGTCGGCGGCAGCTATTTCCTCTCGCGCCTGCCCGGCGAGTTGGGCATCTACCTGGGCGTCAGCGGTAATCAGATCGGCGCGGCCGATGCGCTGTACTGCGGTCTGGCCGACTGGTACCTGCACAGCGAAGCGCTGCCAGCACTGGACAGCGGCCTCGATCAACTGCACTTCGGCGACCATCCGCTCAAAGACCTGCAAGGCCTGCTCGCCAGCCTTGGCCAGCAGATCCTCGACGCGCCGCCGCTGGCCGAACTGCGACCGGCCATCGATCACTATTTCGCCCAACCCGACATCCCCTCCATCATCGAGCAACTGCGTGAGGTCAACCTCGGCAACAGCCATGACTGGGCGCTGGCCACCGCTGAGCTGCTGGAACAGCGCTCGCCGCTGGCCATGGCCGTCACCTTGGAGCTGCTGCGCCGCGGTCGGCAGTTGAACCTGGAACACTGCTTCGCCCAGGAACTGCACGTCGACCGCCAGTGGTTCGCCCATGGCGACATCATCGAAGGCGTGCGTGCGCTGATCATCCACAAGGACAAACAGCCACGCTGGAACCCGCCACGCCCCTCCGACGTGACGGCGGCGCAGGTCAACCGATTCTTCGACGGCCTGTGA